In one Chitinophaga sancti genomic region, the following are encoded:
- a CDS encoding murein L,D-transpeptidase catalytic domain family protein, which translates to MKKPVIKKITQYTFAAGVFAVTTFGVLPSTGHRANNTIAINKSAMGSKAMLYDALALDSMGLSRTAFNYAIQGMEKLEAEGKLANTDLITIVDFSLASSKKRLFVIDLKNGKVLFNTLVSHGRNSGTDVATTFSNSPESFKSSLGFYVTGDTYRGEHGYSLRLAGQEQGINDNAMSRGIVMHSAAYVNEKLAALQGYIGRSLGCPAIPEKVHRKIIEMIKDGSCLFLYSPDKYYMAHSRILESLPVDTTIA; encoded by the coding sequence ATGAAGAAACCTGTTATTAAAAAAATTACACAGTACACCTTTGCCGCCGGAGTTTTTGCAGTCACAACATTTGGAGTACTACCTTCTACCGGTCACAGGGCAAACAACACAATCGCGATCAACAAATCTGCTATGGGCAGTAAGGCGATGTTGTACGATGCACTGGCATTGGATTCAATGGGATTATCCCGCACCGCATTCAACTACGCTATCCAGGGTATGGAAAAACTGGAGGCTGAGGGAAAACTGGCAAACACTGACCTGATCACTATCGTGGATTTCAGTTTAGCTTCCAGTAAGAAGCGACTGTTCGTGATAGATCTGAAAAACGGGAAAGTGTTGTTCAATACCCTTGTGTCTCATGGTCGTAATTCCGGAACGGATGTAGCGACTACGTTTTCAAATTCTCCGGAGAGCTTTAAGAGTAGCCTGGGCTTTTATGTAACGGGTGATACTTACAGGGGAGAGCATGGTTATAGTCTTCGCCTGGCAGGTCAGGAGCAGGGTATCAATGACAATGCAATGAGCCGGGGTATTGTGATGCACAGTGCTGCATACGTGAATGAAAAGTTAGCGGCATTGCAGGGTTATATTGGACGGAGCCTGGGGTGTCCGGCAATTCCGGAGAAAGTGCACCGGAAGATTATTGAAATGATTAAGGATGGATCTTGTCTTTTCCTGTATAG